A region of Streptomyces sp. R44 DNA encodes the following proteins:
- a CDS encoding amino acid ABC transporter permease, whose protein sequence is MSATLVKTPSTAPPAEPPPRIVPTRRAGQWTAAGVILVLLALALVSVVRNKAFQWDVVAEYFTSASVLRGLGLTLWLTALVMALGFALGTLLAVLRLSANPILRAVSWGYVWFFRSTPILVQLLFWFNIGVLYPQILGVNTVNLLGPVAVAVIGLTLHEAAYAAEVVRGGILSVDRGQIEAAESLGLGRWRRLTRIVLPQAMRAIVPPAGNMLIGTLKGTSIVSVIAVQDLLYSTQLIYHRTYEVIPLLLVATLWYVAVTSVLGIGQYYVERHYARGTAGAR, encoded by the coding sequence ATGTCCGCGACCCTCGTCAAGACCCCCTCCACGGCCCCACCGGCCGAACCGCCCCCGCGCATCGTCCCGACCCGCCGGGCCGGCCAGTGGACCGCCGCCGGTGTCATCCTCGTCCTGCTCGCCCTCGCGCTCGTCTCGGTCGTCCGCAACAAGGCCTTCCAGTGGGACGTCGTCGCCGAGTACTTCACCTCCGCGTCCGTCCTGCGCGGCCTCGGCCTCACCCTGTGGCTGACCGCCCTCGTCATGGCCCTCGGCTTCGCCCTCGGCACCCTGCTCGCGGTCCTCAGGCTCTCCGCCAACCCCATTCTCCGCGCGGTCAGTTGGGGATACGTCTGGTTCTTCCGGTCCACCCCGATCCTGGTCCAGCTGCTCTTCTGGTTCAACATCGGCGTGCTCTACCCGCAGATCCTCGGCGTGAACACGGTCAACCTCCTCGGCCCCGTCGCCGTCGCCGTCATCGGCCTCACCCTGCACGAGGCCGCCTACGCCGCCGAGGTCGTCCGCGGCGGCATCCTCTCCGTCGACCGGGGCCAGATCGAGGCCGCCGAGTCCCTCGGCCTCGGCCGGTGGCGCCGGCTCACCCGGATCGTGCTGCCGCAGGCCATGCGCGCGATCGTCCCGCCCGCCGGGAACATGCTGATCGGCACCCTCAAGGGCACCTCGATCGTCTCCGTCATCGCCGTCCAGGACCTGCTCTACTCGACCCAGCTCATCTACCACCGCACCTACGAGGTCATCCCGCTGCTCCTCGTCGCCACCCTCTGGTACGTCGCCGTCACCTCGGTCCTCGGCATCGGCCAGTACTACGTCGAGCGGCACTACGCCCGCGGAACGGCCGGTGCGCGATGA
- a CDS encoding GNAT family N-acetyltransferase, with the protein MTFALSVHRTTTTDPLARPLLDELAYEYTTRYGSAHDLSRYPATEFAPPHGAFLLLLEQGRPVAGGAYRRYDDDTAELKRIWTHSAHRRRGLARRVLTVLEREAATRGYSRIYLTTGPRQPEAKGLYLASGYRPLFDVSADPESIGPLPFEKLLENPKP; encoded by the coding sequence ATGACCTTCGCGTTGTCCGTGCACCGGACCACGACCACCGACCCCCTGGCCCGCCCGCTCCTGGACGAGCTGGCGTACGAGTACACGACCCGGTACGGATCCGCGCACGATCTGAGCCGCTACCCGGCGACGGAGTTCGCCCCTCCGCACGGCGCCTTCCTGCTCCTCCTGGAGCAGGGCCGGCCCGTGGCGGGCGGCGCCTACCGCCGCTACGACGACGACACCGCCGAACTGAAGCGGATCTGGACGCACTCGGCGCACCGCAGGCGCGGCCTCGCCCGCCGTGTCCTCACCGTGCTCGAACGGGAGGCCGCCACCCGTGGCTACTCCCGCATCTATCTGACGACGGGGCCGCGCCAGCCCGAGGCCAAGGGCCTCTACCTGGCCAGCGGCTACCGCCCGCTCTTCGACGTGTCCGCCGATCCCGAGTCGATCGGCCCGCTGCCGTTCGAGAAACTCCTGGAGAACCCGAAACCATGA
- a CDS encoding transporter substrate-binding domain-containing protein, translating into MRTRTSSGTARTTLAFALITAAALGLTACSGGEPSTAPAGATGAQGALPTEDVVGAVKKNETAAKLLPADVRQRGSLTIASSVASPPSSAYLPDGKTVVGVDADFSAAVAKALGLELKREVVGFEAILPALGSGKYDVGTGNFGVTEERRKTIDFVTYINDGQGFAARADSTLKAVTDLTQLCGLKVAVNAGTTFERTLEKNKDRCAQAGKPAYEVNVYSEAGAIWMSLQQGRSDVVMNTINGVRYAVTQQKNVKFLNEYRRLDVGFAFKKGTPLAPAFQEAVNGLKADGTYDRILKKWGVTASGIAKSQISPPEIPAPKK; encoded by the coding sequence ATGAGAACGCGTACGAGTTCCGGCACCGCACGCACCACCCTCGCCTTCGCCCTGATCACCGCGGCCGCGCTCGGCCTCACCGCCTGCTCGGGCGGCGAGCCCTCGACCGCCCCCGCCGGGGCCACCGGAGCGCAGGGCGCTCTTCCGACCGAGGACGTGGTCGGCGCGGTGAAGAAGAACGAGACGGCGGCGAAGCTGCTCCCCGCCGATGTGCGGCAGCGCGGCAGCCTGACGATCGCCTCCTCGGTGGCGAGCCCGCCCAGCTCCGCCTATCTGCCGGACGGCAAGACGGTCGTCGGGGTGGACGCCGACTTCTCGGCCGCCGTGGCGAAGGCCCTCGGTCTGGAGCTGAAGCGCGAGGTGGTGGGCTTCGAGGCGATCCTGCCGGCGCTCGGCAGCGGCAAGTACGACGTGGGCACCGGGAACTTCGGCGTGACGGAGGAGCGGCGCAAGACGATCGACTTCGTCACGTACATCAACGACGGGCAGGGCTTCGCCGCGCGCGCCGACAGCACCCTGAAGGCGGTGACCGACCTCACCCAGCTGTGCGGTCTGAAGGTGGCCGTGAACGCGGGCACCACCTTCGAGCGGACGCTGGAGAAGAACAAGGACCGGTGCGCGCAGGCCGGGAAGCCGGCGTACGAGGTGAACGTCTACAGCGAGGCCGGGGCGATCTGGATGTCGCTCCAGCAGGGCCGCAGCGATGTCGTGATGAACACGATCAACGGTGTGCGGTACGCGGTGACGCAGCAGAAGAACGTGAAGTTCCTCAACGAGTACCGGCGGCTCGACGTCGGCTTCGCCTTCAAGAAGGGCACTCCGCTGGCGCCGGCCTTCCAGGAGGCGGTGAACGGCCTGAAGGCCGACGGGACGTACGACCGGATCCTGAAGAAGTGGGGGGTGACGGCCTCGGGCATCGCGAAGTCGCAGATCTCCCCGCCGGAGATCCCGGCGCCGAAGAAGTAG
- a CDS encoding DUF5685 family protein: MFGIVRPCTHRLTDGLKTEWMAHLCGLCLALRADHGQFARVVTNYDGLIVSVLTEAQTGVTRASRRTAGPCALRAMRTAPVARGEGARLAAAVSLVLASAKVRDHVADRDGLLARRPVALAARRVARSWDRAGARTGRALGFDTAVLVDAVDRQTGIEALAGRGTPLLAVTEPTETATAAAFAHTAVLAGRPGNAAPLAEAGRLFGRLAHLLDAVEDQAADAESGAWNPLTATGTSREEARRLADDAVHGIRLALKDAEFADGRLAHVLLAHELRTSVDRAFGTTSCAHGAPGAGQGPVPGNPYANGGAGPYNPYGGGGNPYGGGGPMGPGGPGGLPPQFGGGAPQAPKPRGFLAGCAMFTWLFCTCQICCAKEYEGPWSRKKREGCCRDCDCDCGGCDGCDCCCPCDGC; encoded by the coding sequence TTGTTCGGAATCGTCAGACCCTGCACCCATCGGCTCACCGACGGACTCAAGACCGAGTGGATGGCCCATCTCTGCGGCCTCTGCCTGGCCCTTCGCGCCGACCACGGGCAGTTCGCCCGCGTCGTCACCAACTACGACGGGCTCATCGTCTCCGTCCTGACGGAGGCTCAGACCGGGGTGACCCGGGCGAGCCGCCGCACGGCCGGACCCTGCGCGCTGCGCGCCATGCGGACCGCCCCCGTCGCCCGCGGCGAGGGCGCCAGGCTCGCCGCCGCCGTCTCCCTCGTCCTCGCCTCGGCGAAGGTACGGGACCACGTCGCCGACCGGGACGGCCTGTTGGCCCGCCGGCCCGTCGCCCTCGCGGCCCGCCGCGTCGCCCGCTCCTGGGACCGGGCCGGGGCCAGGACCGGCCGCGCCCTCGGCTTCGACACCGCCGTCCTCGTCGACGCCGTCGACCGCCAGACCGGCATCGAGGCCCTCGCCGGCCGCGGCACCCCCCTGCTCGCCGTCACCGAGCCGACCGAGACGGCGACCGCGGCCGCCTTCGCGCACACCGCGGTCCTCGCCGGCCGGCCGGGCAACGCGGCGCCGCTCGCCGAGGCGGGCCGCCTCTTCGGCCGCCTCGCCCACCTCCTCGACGCCGTCGAGGACCAGGCCGCCGACGCCGAGAGCGGCGCGTGGAACCCGCTCACCGCCACCGGCACCTCCCGCGAGGAGGCCCGCCGCCTCGCCGACGACGCCGTCCACGGCATCCGCCTCGCCCTCAAGGACGCCGAGTTCGCCGACGGCAGGCTCGCCCACGTCCTCCTCGCCCACGAGCTCCGCACCTCGGTCGACCGCGCCTTCGGCACGACCAGCTGCGCGCACGGGGCGCCGGGCGCGGGACAGGGACCGGTGCCGGGGAACCCGTACGCGAACGGGGGCGCCGGCCCCTACAACCCCTACGGAGGCGGGGGCAACCCCTACGGGGGCGGCGGCCCCATGGGGCCCGGCGGCCCCGGCGGCCTCCCTCCACAGTTCGGCGGCGGCGCGCCCCAGGCCCCCAAGCCGCGCGGCTTCCTCGCCGGGTGCGCCATGTTCACCTGGCTCTTCTGCACCTGCCAGATCTGCTGTGCCAAGGAGTACGAGGGCCCCTGGTCCCGCAAGAAGCGCGAGGGCTGCTGCCGGGACTGCGACTGCGACTGCGGCGGCTGTGACGGCTGCGACTGCTGCTGTCCCTGCGACGGTTGCTGA
- a CDS encoding cell division protein SepF — protein sequence MGSVRKASAWLGLVEDNDERYYDDEYADGAEGGDAWVTDPRVRVATDTAEERGRRIATVSPDGFRDARGIGELFRDGVPVIVNLTAMEPNDAKRVVDFAAGLAFGLRGSIERVATRVFLLTPADTQIVSGETGRRQQDGFFNQS from the coding sequence ATGGGATCGGTGCGCAAGGCAAGTGCCTGGCTGGGACTCGTCGAGGACAACGACGAGCGTTACTACGACGACGAGTACGCCGACGGTGCCGAGGGCGGCGACGCCTGGGTGACGGACCCCCGGGTCCGGGTGGCCACGGACACCGCCGAGGAGCGGGGCCGCCGGATCGCCACCGTCTCCCCGGACGGCTTCCGGGACGCCCGGGGCATCGGCGAGCTCTTCCGGGACGGGGTTCCGGTCATCGTGAACCTGACCGCGATGGAGCCGAACGACGCCAAGCGCGTCGTCGACTTCGCCGCGGGTCTCGCCTTCGGTCTGCGCGGCTCGATCGAGCGCGTGGCGACGCGGGTCTTCCTGCTGACCCCCGCCGACACCCAGATCGTCAGCGGCGAGACGGGCCGGCGTCAGCAGGACGGTTTCTTCAACCAGAGCTGA
- a CDS encoding MFS transporter translates to MQRTNTAQGRPRAVVGAGANRWVVLVVLCVSLLLVALDATILHVAVPSLTEDLRPSSTALLWIVDAYPLVCASLLILFGTLGDRVGRRRILLLGYALFGIASAVAALATEPGVLIGARALLGVGGAMIMPATLSILRTVFPDRRERATAIGIWTATAAIGAATGPVLGGFLVENYWWGSVFLINIPLMALILPLGRRLLPESRGATDGPWDVLGALMAAAGVLGCVLGVKHIGAGAPPLAPSTAGPLLLGAALLVLFVRRQKRRPHPLIDIRLFSRAAFTTSVGCIVIGMLALVGLELIAVQYLQLVLGLSPLETGLRLLPLTFAAMAAGATGSYTLRRIGPRRMVGWGFLLTASAVLLLTLMGQHDRPLLLTVGFVLLGFGLQTTLFSAYESMLSEAPQRSAGGAAAIGETSYQLGAGMGIALLGSVMNAAYAPGLASVPGVPAEASRAAANSLGEAYKVADQLGGTAGDALHQAARHSFVTGLHVTLFVSAALLLVGALMAQRLPRIMECPVDPEDAFDAALAQEGPDRDAEPRDTAGAPATAPAPAERPVSPEAAEPRVPATREAIEPAGSGRPVL, encoded by the coding sequence ATGCAGCGGACGAACACGGCCCAAGGGCGACCGCGTGCCGTCGTCGGCGCCGGCGCCAACCGCTGGGTCGTCCTCGTCGTCCTCTGCGTCAGCCTTCTCCTGGTCGCCCTCGACGCGACCATCCTCCACGTCGCCGTCCCCTCGCTCACCGAGGACCTGCGCCCCAGCTCCACCGCGCTGCTCTGGATCGTCGACGCCTACCCCCTGGTCTGCGCGTCGCTGCTGATCCTCTTCGGCACCCTCGGCGACCGGGTCGGCAGACGCAGGATCCTCCTCCTCGGCTACGCGCTCTTCGGCATCGCCTCGGCGGTCGCCGCGCTCGCCACCGAGCCCGGGGTCCTCATCGGAGCCCGCGCGCTGCTCGGCGTCGGCGGCGCCATGATCATGCCCGCCACGCTCTCCATCCTCCGGACGGTCTTTCCCGACCGGCGGGAGCGGGCCACCGCGATCGGCATCTGGACCGCGACCGCGGCGATCGGCGCCGCGACCGGACCCGTGCTCGGCGGCTTCCTCGTCGAGAACTACTGGTGGGGCTCCGTCTTCCTCATCAACATCCCGCTGATGGCGCTGATCCTGCCCCTCGGCCGGCGCCTCCTCCCCGAGTCCCGGGGCGCCACCGACGGCCCCTGGGACGTGCTCGGCGCGCTCATGGCCGCGGCCGGGGTGCTCGGCTGCGTCCTCGGCGTGAAGCACATCGGGGCCGGCGCCCCGCCGCTCGCCCCGTCGACCGCCGGGCCGCTGCTGCTCGGCGCCGCGCTCCTCGTCCTCTTCGTGCGGCGGCAGAAGCGGCGCCCGCACCCGCTGATCGACATACGGCTCTTCTCCCGGGCCGCCTTCACCACCTCGGTCGGCTGCATCGTCATCGGCATGCTGGCCCTGGTCGGCCTGGAGCTCATCGCCGTCCAGTACCTCCAGCTGGTCCTCGGCCTCAGCCCTCTGGAGACCGGGCTCCGGCTCCTCCCGCTGACCTTCGCCGCCATGGCGGCCGGCGCCACCGGCTCGTACACCCTGCGCCGGATCGGGCCGCGCCGGATGGTCGGCTGGGGCTTCCTGCTCACCGCCTCCGCGGTGCTGCTGCTCACGCTCATGGGGCAGCACGACCGGCCGCTGCTGCTCACGGTGGGCTTCGTGCTGCTCGGCTTCGGCCTGCAGACCACGCTCTTCTCGGCGTACGAGTCGATGCTCAGCGAGGCGCCGCAGCGGAGCGCGGGCGGCGCGGCCGCGATCGGGGAGACCTCGTACCAGCTCGGCGCGGGCATGGGCATCGCGCTGCTCGGCAGTGTGATGAACGCGGCGTACGCCCCCGGGCTCGCCTCGGTCCCCGGGGTGCCCGCGGAGGCGAGCCGGGCCGCGGCGAACTCGCTCGGCGAGGCGTACAAGGTCGCCGACCAGCTCGGCGGTACGGCCGGTGACGCCCTGCACCAGGCCGCCCGGCACTCCTTCGTGACCGGTCTGCACGTCACGCTCTTCGTGAGTGCGGCGCTGCTGCTCGTGGGCGCGCTGATGGCCCAGCGGCTGCCCCGGATCATGGAATGCCCGGTGGACCCGGAGGACGCCTTCGACGCGGCCCTGGCCCAGGAGGGCCCGGACCGGGATGCGGAGCCCCGGGACACGGCGGGAGCGCCGGCGACGGCACCCGCTCCGGCGGAGCGCCCCGTTTCCCCCGAGGCGGCCGAGCCGCGCGTGCCCGCGACGCGGGAAGCGATCGAGCCCGCCGGCTCGGGGCGTCCGGTGCTCTGA
- a CDS encoding phosphatase PAP2 family protein gives MRTDIFARLDREPEPPKIEVPRMTRTRLALFGGTSAFYLAIVVAVLLSTWLVTLDWKIMLFRPYQQWPEIHGFLDYYVVLGQRGPTAVMVAAWLGWRSWRQHTLRPLLCLGAALLLLNVSVGAVKLGLGRLGPHYATQIGSPELFAGGDIFPSGHTANAVVTWGILAYLATTPRARRYLSALSAVVALGVGLTTVYLGTHWLSDVLLGWAAGLLVLLALPWCEPVLAVSEAWILAARDRVRERLRDRRRLVPSLPVASGGPRPVREPVREPVREPVREPVGVAGGRRAPATRG, from the coding sequence GTGCGTACCGACATCTTTGCCCGGCTGGACCGGGAGCCGGAACCGCCGAAGATAGAGGTCCCGCGGATGACCCGCACGCGTCTCGCCCTCTTCGGCGGGACGTCGGCGTTCTATCTCGCCATCGTCGTGGCCGTCCTGCTGTCGACATGGCTGGTGACCCTCGACTGGAAGATCATGCTCTTCCGGCCGTACCAGCAGTGGCCCGAGATCCACGGTTTCCTCGACTACTACGTCGTCCTCGGCCAGCGCGGCCCCACGGCCGTCATGGTGGCCGCCTGGCTGGGCTGGCGCTCCTGGCGCCAGCACACCCTGCGGCCCCTGCTGTGCCTCGGCGCCGCCCTCCTGCTGCTCAACGTCTCGGTGGGCGCGGTCAAGCTCGGACTCGGCCGCCTCGGACCCCACTACGCGACCCAGATCGGCTCGCCCGAGCTCTTCGCGGGCGGTGACATATTCCCCTCGGGGCACACCGCCAACGCGGTCGTGACCTGGGGCATCCTCGCCTACCTGGCGACCACCCCGAGGGCCCGGCGCTATCTGTCGGCGCTCTCCGCCGTGGTCGCGCTCGGGGTCGGCCTCACCACCGTGTACCTGGGCACGCACTGGCTGAGCGACGTGCTGCTCGGCTGGGCCGCCGGACTCCTCGTCCTGCTCGCGCTGCCCTGGTGCGAGCCGGTCCTCGCGGTGTCGGAGGCCTGGATCCTGGCCGCGCGCGACCGGGTGCGGGAGCGGCTGCGGGACCGCCGCCGGCTGGTGCCCTCGCTGCCCGTGGCCTCCGGTGGGCCGCGCCCGGTCCGGGAACCGGTCCGCGAGCCCGTACGGGAGCCGGTACGGGAGCCCGTGGGGGTGGCCGGCGGCCGGCGCGCCCCGGCGACCCGCGGCTGA
- a CDS encoding I78 family peptidase inhibitor, producing the protein MSPTSRTPEPPRDAPESYVGLDAGGAERLARTRGWSVVRSLPPGSIITMEYLSGRINFEVEDGTVTRCWLG; encoded by the coding sequence ATGTCACCCACTTCGCGCACTCCCGAACCGCCCCGCGATGCTCCCGAGTCCTATGTGGGCCTCGACGCCGGAGGGGCCGAGCGGCTCGCCAGGACCCGCGGATGGAGCGTCGTCCGGTCCCTGCCGCCCGGCTCGATCATCACCATGGAGTACCTCTCCGGGCGCATCAACTTCGAGGTCGAGGACGGCACCGTCACCCGCTGCTGGCTCGGCTGA
- the ctaD gene encoding cytochrome c oxidase subunit I, with translation MGNGAATATVESARQRHGRILIDWLTTTDHKKIGHLYLATSFLFFLAAGLMAMLMRAELARPGLQLVSNQVFNQAFTLHGTIMLLLFATPTFAGFANELVPLQIGSPDVAFPRLNMFSYWLFLFGGLMVLGSFLTPTGPAAFGWTAYAPLNSLERSPGVGVDLWIMGLALSGFGTILTSVNFLATIVCMRAPGMTMFRMPIFTWNILFTTILVLAAFPVLAAALLVLEADRRLGALVFQPENGGALLWQHLFWFFGHPEVYIIALPFFGIVSEIIPVFSRKPIFGYATLVAATMTITGLSVVVWAHHMFATGAVLLPFFSLLSFLIAVPTGVKFFNWTGTMLRGSLSFETPMLWSVGFLVSFLFGGLTGVILASPPMDFQVTDSYFVVAHFHYTVFGTVVFATFAGFYFWWPKFTGRMLDERLGKIHFWTLFVGFHTTFLVQHWLGAEGMPRRYADYLAADGFTTLNTVSSIGAFLLGASTLPFLYNVWRTWRYGEKVEVDDPWGFGRSLEWATSCPPPRHNFESVPRIRSESPAFDLHHPEFAAYERMRISPPSDRGPGTGGPSAPARPR, from the coding sequence ATGGGCAACGGGGCAGCGACCGCGACCGTCGAATCGGCCCGGCAACGGCACGGCCGCATCCTGATCGACTGGCTCACCACGACCGACCACAAGAAGATCGGCCACCTGTATCTGGCCACCTCGTTCCTCTTCTTCCTGGCCGCCGGGCTCATGGCGATGCTGATGCGGGCCGAGCTGGCCCGCCCCGGGCTCCAGCTCGTCTCGAACCAGGTGTTCAACCAGGCCTTCACCCTGCACGGAACGATCATGCTGCTGCTCTTCGCGACGCCCACCTTCGCCGGCTTCGCGAACGAGCTGGTGCCGCTGCAGATCGGCTCCCCCGACGTCGCCTTCCCGCGGCTCAACATGTTCTCGTACTGGCTGTTCCTCTTCGGCGGCCTGATGGTCCTCGGCTCCTTCCTCACCCCCACCGGGCCCGCCGCCTTCGGCTGGACCGCCTACGCCCCGCTGAACAGCCTGGAGCGGTCACCGGGCGTCGGTGTCGACCTGTGGATCATGGGGCTCGCGCTCTCCGGCTTCGGCACGATCCTCACCTCGGTGAACTTCCTCGCCACCATCGTCTGCATGCGGGCGCCCGGCATGACGATGTTCCGGATGCCGATCTTCACCTGGAACATCCTCTTCACCACGATCCTGGTGCTCGCCGCCTTCCCCGTCCTCGCGGCGGCGCTGCTCGTCCTGGAGGCCGACCGGCGTCTCGGCGCCCTGGTCTTCCAGCCCGAGAACGGCGGGGCGCTGCTCTGGCAGCACCTCTTCTGGTTCTTCGGCCACCCCGAGGTCTACATCATCGCGCTGCCGTTCTTCGGGATCGTCAGCGAGATCATCCCGGTCTTCTCCCGGAAGCCGATCTTCGGGTACGCGACGCTGGTCGCCGCCACCATGACGATCACCGGGCTCTCGGTGGTGGTCTGGGCCCACCACATGTTCGCGACGGGCGCGGTGCTGCTGCCGTTCTTCTCGCTGCTGTCGTTCCTCATCGCGGTGCCCACCGGGGTGAAGTTCTTCAACTGGACCGGGACGATGCTGCGCGGCTCGCTCTCCTTCGAGACCCCGATGCTCTGGTCCGTCGGCTTCCTGGTGTCCTTCCTCTTCGGCGGGCTCACCGGCGTCATCCTCGCCTCGCCGCCGATGGACTTCCAGGTCACCGACTCGTACTTCGTGGTCGCCCACTTCCACTACACGGTCTTCGGCACGGTGGTCTTCGCGACCTTCGCCGGCTTCTACTTCTGGTGGCCCAAGTTCACCGGCCGGATGCTCGACGAGCGGCTCGGGAAGATCCACTTCTGGACCCTCTTCGTCGGCTTCCACACCACGTTCCTGGTGCAGCACTGGCTGGGCGCGGAGGGCATGCCCCGCCGATACGCCGACTACCTGGCGGCCGACGGCTTCACGACGCTCAACACGGTCTCCTCCATCGGCGCCTTCCTGCTCGGCGCGTCCACCCTGCCGTTCCTCTACAACGTCTGGCGGACCTGGCGGTACGGCGAGAAGGTCGAGGTCGACGACCCCTGGGGCTTCGGGCGCTCCCTCGAATGGGCGACCTCCTGCCCGCCGCCCCGGCACAACTTCGAGTCCGTGCCCCGGATCCGCTCCGAGTCGCCCGCCTTCGACCTCCACCACCCGGAGTTCGCCGCGTACGAACGGATGCGGATCAGCCCTCCGAGCGATCGAGGGCCCGGGACAGGCGGTCCCTCAGCGCCCGCACGGCCTCGGTGA
- a CDS encoding helix-turn-helix transcriptional regulator, protein MLETSARLLRLLSLLQAHREWSGEDLAERLGVTPRTVRRDVGRLRELGYPVHASPGTGGGYQLGAGAELPPLLLDDEEAVAVAVGLRSAAGQGVEGIGESSVRALAKLEQVLPGRLRRRIGALNAFTVPLLRTPGERVDPAVLTELANACRDSERLRFAYRDHGGTATRRTVEPHRLVCTERRWYLVAWDLDRGDWRTFRADRIEPAPPHGPRFPPREPPAEDLAAYVAKGVSGSAYAEEATVRLFVPLAEAAAVVGPLDGVLTADGEDACLLRTGARTLDMMVFHVMFMGFEFEVVEPSELTEAVRALRDRLSRALDRSEG, encoded by the coding sequence ATGTTGGAGACCTCCGCGCGGCTGCTGCGGCTGCTGTCGTTGCTTCAGGCCCATCGCGAGTGGTCCGGTGAGGATCTCGCCGAGCGGCTCGGGGTCACCCCGAGGACCGTGCGGCGGGACGTCGGCCGGCTGCGGGAGCTCGGTTATCCCGTGCACGCCAGTCCCGGCACGGGCGGCGGGTACCAGCTCGGGGCCGGGGCCGAGCTGCCGCCGCTGCTCCTCGACGACGAGGAGGCCGTCGCCGTGGCGGTCGGGCTGCGGTCCGCCGCCGGGCAGGGGGTCGAGGGCATCGGCGAGAGTTCTGTGCGTGCCTTGGCCAAGTTGGAGCAGGTGCTGCCGGGCCGGCTCCGGCGCCGGATCGGGGCGCTCAACGCCTTCACGGTCCCCCTGCTCCGTACCCCCGGCGAGCGCGTCGACCCGGCCGTCCTCACCGAGCTGGCCAACGCCTGCCGGGACAGCGAGCGGCTCCGCTTCGCCTACCGCGACCACGGCGGCACGGCCACCCGCAGGACCGTCGAGCCGCACCGGTTGGTCTGCACGGAGCGGCGCTGGTATCTCGTCGCCTGGGACCTGGACCGGGGCGACTGGCGTACGTTCCGGGCCGACCGGATCGAGCCGGCCCCGCCGCACGGTCCCCGTTTCCCGCCCCGCGAGCCGCCCGCCGAGGACCTCGCCGCCTATGTGGCGAAGGGGGTGTCCGGTTCCGCCTACGCGGAGGAGGCGACCGTCCGGCTCTTCGTCCCGCTCGCCGAGGCGGCCGCCGTCGTCGGCCCGCTGGACGGCGTCCTGACGGCGGACGGCGAGGACGCCTGCCTGCTGCGGACGGGGGCGCGCACCCTCGACATGATGGTGTTCCACGTGATGTTCATGGGCTTCGAGTTCGAGGTGGTCGAGCCGTCCGAGCTCACCGAGGCCGTGCGGGCGCTGAGGGACCGCCTGTCCCGGGCCCTCGATCGCTCGGAGGGCTGA